The Zootoca vivipara chromosome 5, rZooViv1.1, whole genome shotgun sequence genome includes the window TTGTGCCTGTCTTTCAGTTTCATTTGCTCACAAGGGCCTTGTTTTTACCTGTCTGAACCTATATTCTATAGTTCCAGCAAAAGCAGCCCTTGTACTACAAGCTTTTATCTTCAAAGACAAAGCAAATGAGAGAATCatgattttaaagaaaaaaatgtgaggCTGCCGAATACTTCTTGTGGAAGATTCCCACTTACATAATTCCAGAAATGGTGTAATGCTTTGTCAAGTTTacaactggatttttaaaatgtatgtataGAAACCAGTGTTTCAGGGAAGCCAGTTAGTCACAtcttttaaaatgggggtggggaaccacaggCCTGAAAGCAGTCATCtgggcctctctgcctggcctttgCAAGTCTTCTCAGGCCACAAGCCTACCCCAGCCATATTCTAGTGGCTGTACTTTGTACTCTTGAACAATGATAATGTCTCTTTTGATTCCCTGGATGGAGACTAGAGGGATGTGTGTAGAAATTAGCaaactgtacaaaagtaaaaaatGCATTCTTTGACCCTGCTCACTACTAGCCTCTAGGTGACTGATTAGAACATTTGTCCATCAGAAGGGGCCTGCAGGTCACTGGAAGTACAGCATCTGGGATGAAATGTATATGCAGCATCATAAAGGATGTTTACTAAGAGGTAAATTGCAGAAAGTGGTGGAATTTAGGCCTGGTTTGAGTCTCAACACTAAATATGTTTTTGCATTACATAAATaagcaagccacttctggcaggACTGCAAGATTAGAAGCTTCCCTTTCTACTTTCAATTTAATTATATGTACTGTTGCATTTGAAGCCTTAACAGTAGTTAATCTTTACTATGGATTGGTGAATGATCAGTTCATAAACCAGTTTCACTAAACCATAGGTAAGACTACCCATTTTTTCTCCATTTGGACATAATAACCACAACTGGTTAAGAGCAAGTGAGAGCTTTGTGACCCCACAATGGATGCAACCCACGATCCCGATTATCCATCTGCATTTCACTTCGCTGTGCAGAATGGGGCAGACAGATATTTGCTCAGAAATAAGATCAGTCAAGTATTCTAACACCTATCATTCAGCACCATCCACATGTTTAAGACACAGGAAATAGGATCATGTTCCTCCCCTACTATAAATGGAACACGAATGGTTGTAATGAAAGCCACAATTTACTTTTGGAACAGAATGCAGTGTAACATTTATCCTAGAGATACAGTAATGCCTAAGGATGTATCCATCATTTCTCAACACAGATTGAAAGGGCTCCTTAACTGAACTGTACACACCAGAACTTTGCACACTGTTTATATGTAGGACAGTCACTTCTGTAATGGCAATGTGTACAGATGACAAACTTCATCACTGTTCATGATTTATTGAAGTGTACATCAACTTCTAGTTATATTATGTGCATGGTCCAGTGTCAACATGTCAACCtgtcaaaaaaataaacatgATTCAGTTACTATATCTTGCACAACTTCTATTTATTAACACACAGTGGCAGTATTTTGCCCAAACCAGGAAAATTCATATACTGGCTTGTTCTGAAGCCATTAACCAGTTTCCTGGCTCAGACAAAATgggaaattacagtggtacctcggtttatgaacacaatcggttccggaagtctgttcataaactgaagcgttcataaactgaagcgaactttcccattgaaagtaatggaaagtggattaatccgttccagacgggtccgcggagtactcaacctgaagcgtacttaacctgaagcatggcctgcaccttgtctgtCTGAGTTATGGTCTCCCTGTCCAGggtttatacagtggaacctcggtttacgaacacaatcggttccggaagtctgttcataaactgaagcgttcataaactgaagtgaactttcccattgaaagtaatggaaagtgaattaatccgttccagatgggtctgcggcgttcgcaaaccgaaaatttgtaaaccgaggtgttcgtaaaccgaggttccactgtatagttaacAGAAGACTTCCTGGTTGGTTTGCTGGCtcacacattgggggggggaaggttaagGCTTATTAAGCAGATACAAATCGGGGATACACTGTACTAACATGAAATAACAGGCTATTTAGTTGGGCAGAACTTAAAGGTATGCTCACAACTGGATGTCAAGAGGATATGAAAGCAACCACTTGCCCTTATTTCTGCATTAATATACTCTTTTGTCATGCCGCTCAGTGAAGAACTGAGTGACATAAAATACTGTAggataaaaatgcacatgctgaGCAATTGCTGCTATCTGAACTATCAACATTTCCTTAGCCAACTCTATTAAGACATCTATGAAATTTAAACTCATGGCAAACATCTCAGGTTTCAAACACAAGCAAATTAACTTTGCATATCCTGTATCAAATTCTGGTACTATGCATCTGCTCCTGGTGTTTGATTAGCTGAAGAATACAGTGTTCTGCAAACTTTGTTATGCCATTTAAGAAAGCAATTCTATGTTCAAGCTGAGATTAGAGACAACAACATATGATACAATATTCTTGGTAAAAAATAACTTCATTCATGTTGCAATCTGCTTAAAGCCCTATGAAAAGATTTACTTGTAACAATACAAGTGCTTAGGATCCTAAACTTGCATTTGACATTTCATGTACAGATACCTGTATTTCTGGAGGTTTTAAGCCCTACTGGCATCAGTAAAATATGGTAGACACTTACCCATCTTATTTCTGTGTCACAGCTGGAGTTTGCTTCTTAGGCCTCAGTTTAAAATACAGGACGATAGTTGCAATCGTTGCATATGTAGCTATAACATACTAAAGACAGAAAATGATAATATTCCTCTGatcaaacacatttcaaaggctTGTTTTTCTGTTATTTAAGTGcaggaaaaagagaaatggatTATTAAAAGTACCTGAGTTTATTAAAACCCAAATCTGAcaggagggcagggctgcccacctgtcaaatcaCCTAATGTAATAATGCTACCAAGTGACACCACCTTGGATGCAAAAACATCACCTTCTGAAGTGTGTTCCGAGGAGTTTTTATTCAAACTTATTAGAAACGTATTTCAAAGTGAAGGCCACACCTTCACCTGCCTGCCATCTGACATCACAGGATACCAGAGGCAGGGCAAGTGGTTTGTGGTATAGAGCCTTGCAAACCAAATTAAGATCCCTGCCAAGCCTAATTTGGCCTGTGTGCCAGAGGTTCCCACCCCACACATTCCCATATCAATTCAGGAACTTTTGAGAATCAACTTCTTTTTTGTTTCATAGCAGTTATTTAACTGGATACTTACATTTCTTCTGCCTGTTATGGTGTAGGTATTGAAGTATTTCTGAAACCCTGTGAATTGGTGTTGTGACCCAGCATCGTGCCCTGCCATCACTATTAGTcctagattaaaaaaaagaagttagtactgcatctttttttaaaaaaaatctaccagCCAAAAGTAGACCAAAAAAATCTTCCAGCCAAAGTAGACCAACTTCATTCCAATTATTTACAGTTCAGCATGAAAGCATTAGCTACTAAAACTAAAACTACATAGGAGGATCTATTCAAAGCTGTTATTCTTAATTGTTTGCTACATCTAATACCAATATATTTtatggtgctgaccttcaaacaATAATGGTTACTTCTGAAGTTGAGAGCAATGCTTCAAGAAACGTAATATGGGCTTGTAAATAACTAATTGTTTAGCCACCTGAGCCTCCATAGAGCAGGTTACGGATTTGCCACTATTCATATgcatgggtaataataataatagataaccTAATAAAAGTTGCATGTATTTTAATTGACATTAGAATACTTCATGCAGTAAATTTATCTTATCATTCCAGACTACAACTTCTGTACCACCTATACTTGGTTGAGTCAATGACCAACAAGACCAACAACTGTAGTTTCCCACCCCAAGGAGTCAGGCCATCGATGTCATAGCTAAAAGCATAAGTCTGGGCAGAAAGCAAGCGCTTTCAAAGAGACCTTCAATCACTGTTGTTCAGCAAGAAGTGGAAGGGAATAGGCACCAACCATTGAAACATTCAAATCAATTCACTGAGGAAAGCTAGTTAGATCTAATATAGCAGACCAACTTACCAAATGTTTCTCAACTGCAATTAACACAGATTATCTCCTCAACAGGTGGATTGATTTTACACTGCAAATCTGGCGGAAAAAGGAGAGACAGCTCATCCTCTTGCAAATTCAGGGACATTATGGAGTCATAAGCAAAGCCAACCAGAGTCTGGTGCTATGCATAACACCAGAACTTCAGAAAAAGGAAACCACTCTGTTTTGCATATTCTCATTAGTATATTTCACTAGACAGAAAGTTATTTTATGCATCATTGTTTACTAGTGAAATAATAACCTTTCAACAGTTCAAACTGCTCAGTACTTTTCAATCAACATAATAGAAGCTCCTTTAGACCTCGGCTAGCTATTACCATTGAGCTAACTTTAGTTATTTCATATGAACAGCAACCTGCATATAAAGAGTATCAAACGCTAAATTACTCTATGTACCAACCAATGAGATTCATAACGAGTTTTGAGGACAACACACAGAATAGAAAATGACAGCCTAGATCCCTCGGCCAGGTCGGAAACAGGAGCACAAAAATGCTGACCCTTTGGACCTATGCAGTAGCTATTGGCTTACTAAACTGAATTTCAATTGCCATGGCAAGGTTACTCCTAccagggtgtatgtgtgtgtcacaAGACACTAACAGGGCCTCTACTCCTTTTACCGATGCTACTCACACTCCCCAACAAAATTAACCTTCTGCATAACCGAGCCAAATCAGCGCCCACCGCAGTTATTACCCGTTTCTCCTCCCGATAACAACCATTCAATGTCCTTCGCGTGCAAGATGGCGTCGCTCAAACAGCCGTCCTTTCCGCTTGCCTCTGATTGGCTGAAGCGCGCCGCCCTGCAGAGTAAGGCGGCACTGCTTCAGAAAAGTATGGTGTGATTGGGCAATTTGCGTGTTTGTCAAAGTTACCGGATTCCTTTCGCTCTGTGACGACTAATAAACCGTCCCGCGAGTTCTACCACGGCCCGGTTTCCGTAAAGCCCACTTCCGGTTGCCCTTTGCTGGCCTTCGAATTCGTTTCCGGGTTACGGAGCAGATGGCTGCTCTCACTCGTCAGGCGTGCCAGTGACTTGAAGAAGCGTGGGGGAAAGGTACATAAGCTGAGCTCTCTGGAGAAGAGGGATAATGAAGGAAAGGAGGGTGGGCTAAGGAGAGGGGACCGAATCCGACTGAGCTGGGGATTGAGAAATACGGCAAGGTGGGTTACACGTGTAGAACTAGCGTGGCGGGTTCGCCGCCGGAGTGCCTGCTGTGACGCGTCTCCGCTCTTCTGATTGCAGGATCTCTCACAGAAGACACGGGAGGGGGGCTGTGTGGCTTGATTTAACTTCTATGCAGAAAATTCAATAGTCTGTAACCCTAGAAATCAGGGTGTGGGGTGATCATACGGCTTCCCACCCTCAAACTCTTTATTTTGCTAAGGGGTTGGGGGACGGTGGAGTGTGGAGTATGGACGACCGTCTGTGCCCCACTTTCTTCCCACTAATGCCATCACCCcgtttgttgttatttattttttaacatcgAAAGCTGCTTTATGGACATAAAAGCAGAGTGAAAATAGTGCTCTTATCTGCCCCAGCTTCCACTTTGTGCCTTCTGAGCTacataaaaatgtttatattttaaataaagcataGATTGCTAGATTTTTCTGAGTGTATGTGGGGGAAATGATTAAAATCCTGGTATGGTTATGAAGTAAAGTCACTTGGAAGAGTGCATgttgtttgtgaaatgctctcttcTTAGTttgtcatattttaaaatgcaaaagttCTGGGTCTCTAATAGCTGCACAACAGCCAGAAATCAGCAGGTGAGTTATTTTCTTGGTGCagtgatagaatcatagacttggaagagtacccaatcatagagttggaagggaccctgaggatcatctagtccagcccctgggGTGCACCcatgcagggatcaaacctgtgaccttggtgttattggtaccatgctctaaccaactgagctaatggTAGAAAAAACTGTTTATTGATCTCAGCTTATGTTGGCATTTGAATACCTAGACTCTTGGTTCATGAAATAGCAATTCTTTGTCACTTAAGAACAAAGGAAGACTAGCTTCTTTTTGCATTCAGTTTTGCATTCAGAGTTTGCACATCAAAGATTAACAACATTTATAAGCTCTTAGCGTCCT containing:
- the ATP5MK gene encoding ATP synthase membrane subunit K, mitochondrial, with translation MAGHDAGSQHQFTGFQKYFNTYTITGRRNYVIATYATIATIVLYFKLRPKKQTPAVTQK